From a single Opisthocomus hoazin isolate bOpiHoa1 chromosome 6, bOpiHoa1.hap1, whole genome shotgun sequence genomic region:
- the OGA gene encoding protein O-GlcNAcase, with product MVQKEGQAALEEPQGSPNPAGVSGAPLEPPGTAAGPVPGGEETDTETETALGSRRFLCGVVEGFYGRPWVMEQRKELFRRLQKWGLNTYLYAPKDDYKHRMFWREMYSVEEAEQLMTLISAAREHEIEFIYAISPGLDITFSNPKEVSTLKRKLDQVSQFGCRSFALLFDDIDHNMCAADKEVFSSFAHAQVSITNEIYQYLGEPDTFLFCPTEYCGTFCYPNVAQSPYLRTVGEKLLPGIEVLWTGPKVVSKDIPVESIEEVSKIIRRAPVIWDNIHANDYDQKRLFLGPYKGRSTELIPRLKGVLTNPNCEFEANYVAIHTLATWYKSNMNGVRKDVVMTDTEDSTVSIQIKLENEGSDEDIETDVLYSPQMALKLALTEWLQEFGVPQQYSSRQVAHSGAKTTVGDVGPLVAPSSLNAATVVTTVYQEPIMSQGAALSSESPALVKEEEKKQSDEEPMDMVVEKQDDADKNANQILTDIAEAKMAEELKPMDTDKESIAESKSPEMSMQEDSGSDIAPMQTDEQINKEQFVPGPNEKPLYTVEPVTLEDLQLLADLFYLPYEHGPKGAQMLREFQWLRANSSVVSVNCKGKDAEKIEEWRNRAAKFEEMCSLVMGMFTRLSNCANRTILYDMYSYVWDIKSIMSMVKSFVQWLGCRSQSSAQFLSGDQEPWAFRGGLAGEFQRLLPIDGANDLFFQPPPLTPTSKVYTIRPYFPKDEASVYKICREMYADGADQPFHSLPDLIGDKLVGGLLTLSLDYCFVLEDEDGICGYALGTVDVTPFIKKCKMSWIPFMQEKYTKPNSDKELSEAEKIMLSFHEEQEVLPESFLANFPSLIKIDIHRKVTDPSVAKSMMACLLSSLKANGSRGAFCEVRPDDKRILEFYSKLGCFEIAKMEGFPKDVVILGRSL from the exons atggtgcagaaggaggggcaggcgGCGCTGGAGGAGCCCCAAGGCAGCCCCAACCCGGCTGGAGTGTCCGGCGCTCCCTTAGagccgccgggcaccgccgcggGGCCGGTCCCGGGGGGCGAGGAAACCGACACCGAGACGGAGACCGCGCTGGGCTCCCGCCGCTTCCTCTGCGGCGTCGTCGAAG GATTTTATGGAAGACCTTGGGTTATGGAGCAGAGGAAAGAACTTTTTAGAAG ACTTCAGAAGTGGGGACTAAATACATACCTGTATGCTCCAAAGGATGACTACAAGCACAGGATGTTCTGGCGAGAAATGTACTCTGTGGAGGAAGCAG AGCAGCTAATGACTCTAATATCAGCGGCACGAGAACATGAAATAGAGTTCATCTATGCAATCTCACCTGGACTTGACATCACTTTTTCCAATCCTAAAGAGGTATCCACATTGAAGCGCAAGCTGGACCAG GTTTCCCAGTTTGGCTGCAGATCTTTTGCACTGCTCTTTGATGATATCGATCACAACATGTGTGCAGCAGACAAAGAAGTTTTCAGTTCCTTTGCTCATGCTCAAGTCTCGATCACAAATGAAATTTATCAATATCTAGGAGAACCAGACACATTCCTTTTCTGTCCTACAG AGTACTGTGGAACTTTCTGTTATCCAAATGTTGCTCAGTCGCCATATTTACGGACTGTAGGAGAAAAGCTACTCCCTGGCATCGAGGTGTTATGGACAG GTCCAAAAGTTGTATCAAAAGACATTCCGGTAGAGTCCATTGAAGAAGTTTCTAAGATCATCAGGAGAGCACCAGTTATCTGGGATAACATTCATGCTAATGATTATGATCAAAAGAGGCTTTTTCTTGGGCCTTACAAAGGTCGGTCAACTGAGCTTATCCCTCGACTAAAGGGAGTTCTGACCAATCCAAACTGTGAATTTGAAGCCAATTATGTTGCTATTCACACGCTTGCAACCTGGTACAAGTCTAACATGAATGGAGTGAGAAAAGATGTGGTGATGA CTGATACTGAAGACAGTACAGTTTCTATCCAGATAAAACTGGAAAATGAGGGGAGCGATGAAGATATTGAAACAGATGTTCTCTACAGCCCACAAATGGCCCTGAAGTTGGCCTTAACAGAATGGTTGCAGGAATTTGGGGTACCTCAGCAATACAGCA GTAGGCAAGTGGCCCACAGTGGTGCTAAAACTACTGTAGGGGATGTAGGGCCTCTGGTGGCACCATCCTCTTTGAATGCGGCAACGGTGGTTACCACAGTTTACCAAGAACCCATCATGAGTCAGGGGGCAGCGCTGAGCAGCGAGTCACCAGCCTTGgtaaaggaggaagagaagaagcaATCTGATGAGGAACCAATGGACATGGTGGTGGAAAAACAAGATGATGCAGACAAGAATGCGAATCAGATATTGACAGATATTGCTGAAGCCAAGATGGCAGAGGAGTTGAAGCCAATGGATACTGATAAAGAGAGCATAGCTGAATCAAAGTCCCCAGAGATGTCTATGCAGGAAGACTCTGGTAGTGACATTGCCCCTATGCAGACTGATGAGCAAATTAACAAAGAACAGTTTGTGCCCGGGCCAAATGAAAAGCCTCTCTACACAGTAGAACCAGTGACTTTAGAGGACTTGCAGCTTCTCGCTGACTTGTTTTATCTTCCTTATGAACATGGGCCCAAAGGTGCACAGATGCTGAGAGAATTCCAGTGGCTCAGAGCAAATAGCAGTGTTGTCAGTGTTAATTGCAAAGGAAAGGACGCTGAAAAA ATAGAAGAATGGCGTAACCGAGCAGCCAAATTTGAGGAGATGTGCAGCTTGGTGATGGGGATGTTCACTCGCCTCTCCAATTGTGCCAACAGGACAATCCTTTATGACATGTACTCCTACGTCTGGGATATCAAGAGTATTATGTCAATGGTGAAATCTTTTGTGCAGTGGTTAG GGTGTCGTAGTCAATCTTCAGCACAGTTCTTAAGTGGAGACCAAGAACCCTGGGCCTTTAGAGGTGGTCTAGCAGGAGAGTTCCAG CGTTTGCTGCCTATTGATGGGGCAAATGACCTCTTTTTTCAACCACCTCCATTAACACCCACTTCCAAAGTGTACACCATACGACCCTACTTTCCTAAAGATGAG GCATCCGTATACAAGATATGCAGAGAAATGTATGCTGATGGAGCTGATCAACCCTTCCATAGTTTACCAGATTTAATTGGAGACAA GTTAGTAGGAGGTCTGCTCACCCTCAGTCTGGATTACTGCTTCGTCTTAGAAGATGAGGATGGCATATGTGGCTATGCTTTGGGAACGGTTGATGTGActcctttcattaaaaaatgcaaaatgtcttGGATCCCTTTCATGCAAGAAAAATACACTAAACCAAATAGTGACAAGGAGCTATCTGAGGCAGAG aaaataatgCTAAGCTTCCATGAAGAGCAAGAAGTATTGCCAGAATCGTTCCTTGCTAACTTCCCATCATTGATCAAGATTGATATCCACAGAAAAGTGACCGATCCAAGTGTGGCTAAAAGTATGATGGCCTGCCTGCTCTCTTCTCTCAAGGCTAATG GCTCCCGTGGGGCTTTTTGTGAAGTGAGACCAGATGATAAAAGAATCCTGGAATTTTACAGCAAGCTGGGTTGTTTTGAAATTGCTAAAATGGAAGGATTTCCAAAGGATGTTGTTATCCTTGGAAGAAGCCTGTGA